Proteins encoded in a region of the Triticum dicoccoides isolate Atlit2015 ecotype Zavitan chromosome 3A, WEW_v2.0, whole genome shotgun sequence genome:
- the LOC119270968 gene encoding uncharacterized protein LOC119270968: protein MSSALSLPATVRPASSGPGRQLYGSPPRRGPVLPPRRPQAVPCHGLLALRPSTRRCAAFGQDHHYGGALVDEGMAVLRRRIREARMAETNYEAPPGWADWEKRYYPAYVSDVSVLAGALQLLAMGTRPGVAAAVVAMLLAGVPVSAFAVLHFLGQAAGSVMHHAS from the coding sequence ATGTCGTCCGCCCTCTCCTTACCGGCGACGGTGCGGCCGGCATCCTCCGGGCCTGGGCGCCAGCTTTACGGGTCGCCGCCGCGCCGCGGTCCGGTGCTGCCACCGAGGAGGCCGCAGGCGGTGCCGTGCCACGGTCTGCTGGCGCTGCGACCGAGCACGAGGCGCTGCGCCGCTTTCGGGCAGGACCACCACTACGGGGGCGCGCTGGTGGACGAGGGCATGGCGGTGCTCCGGCGGAGGATCCGGGAGGCGCGGATGGCGGAGACAAACTACGAGGCGCCGCCGGGGTGGGCGGactgggagaagcgctactacccgGCCTACGTCTCCGACGTGTCCGTGCTCGCCGGAGCGCTGCAGCTGCTGGCCATGGGCACCAGGCCTGGCGTCGCTGCGGCCGTAGTCGCCATGCTGCTCGCCGGCGTGCCGGTCTCCGCTTTCGCAGTCCTGCACTTCCTCGGTCAGGCGGCGGGATCCGTTATGCACCATGCTTCTTGA